TTCTATATTTTATAACTTTCAATAAATTTCTATATATATATACTTAAACTAACAGTCTAATTGAAATCCTTACGAGTCGTATTCTTAATTTAATTCATTTTTATAAGTTATAACTATATTTTTAATTAAGATCAATTAATAAACAATTTAATGATTTAAACAAAAATTATATATTTCTAAATTAGTTTATTTGAGATTATGTTATTAGTTAGATTGTGAATTATGTTTTTTTTTGTTATTCTATGAAGTCAGTATTGGATTAATGGTATCAATCAAACAGTATCTCCAACCCTATTTTATATTTTATTCTAAAATATAATTTTGAAATATAAATTTCTTTAATTTAATTTTATTTTTCTGGAGTAGAAAATAAGTTTATCTCATAATAAAACAATGTTTTTATTTTTTTGGTCATTACTTAATTTTCATTTCAATATAAAATAAGATTGAATTAATTCAACTCCTTTACAGAATTACTCATTTTAGAAGAAAATAAAACGTTGCAATACAAATGCTCTAAAAAAATACTTTATAATTAAACAAATAAAAATAATAAAAAGAAAACCAAAAATAAAGAGATTAAATTTTATGAAAACTCTAAAACGCGTATGAAATATATAATGACATATGATTTTTTTAAATCATTTGAATAGTTTAGAATTTAATAATATAACTAAACTACATTAAACTATCAATGAATGACAAATGGAGATGCTTTAAGAATTTTAGATTAGTCATAGAGAAATAAACATTGAGGTTCATCCCATCGACCACGTGCCATAGACATAGAGTGAGTCGCCATTACTCAACTTTTCTAATTCAATAAATGCACGACTTTGATTTAGTCAAAACTTTACCACTTGCTAGTTAGCTATACTTTGTTGTCTATTTATTACACATCGTCCGCAACTCATTGCTCTTCACTCCAAAACATAAACGAGAACCTACGAAAAAAAGAGAGAACAAATCAAGAAATGTCTATCTTTCTGTATTTCATCTTACTCTTACCTCTCCTTTTAATCTTCTTGAAACAGCTCTCACCTTCTAAAGGGAAGCTTCCACCAGGACCTATAGGTCTTCCCCTCATCGGAAACTTGCATCAACTTGGCAAATCTCTCCACAGATCGTTCCATAAACTCTCTCAAAATTATGGACCCGTGATGTTTCTTCGATTCGGTGTTGTCCCTGTGGTTGTCTTTTCCACAAGAGAAGCAGCTGAAGAAGTTCTCAAGACTCATGATCTCGAGACTTGTACTCGACCAAAGCTATCTGCGACCAAATTGTTCTCTTACAACTACAAAGACATTGGATTTGCTCAGTACGGTGATGATTGGAGAGAGATGAGGAAGCTTGCAATGCTCGAGCTCTTTAGCTCGAAGAAACTAAAAGCATTCCGGTATATCAGAGAAGAAGAGAGTGAATTGCTCGTCAAGAGAATCTCGGAATCTGCTGAGACACAAACTCTGGTGGATTTGAGAAAAGCTCTTTTCTCTCTTACCGCGAGTATCATATGTAGACTCGCTTTTGGACAGAACTTCCACGAGTGCGATTTTGTTGATATGGACAAAGTTGAAGAGCTTGTGCTAGAATCTGAGACCAATCTTGGCTCATTCGCGTTCACTGACTTCTTCCCCGCGGGTCTTGGGTGGGTTATAGACCGGATCTCTGGCCAACATTCGGAGTTGCACAAAGCCTTTGCCAGACTTAGTAACTTCTTTCAACATGTGATCGATGATCATTTGAAGCCCGGACAACCTGAAGACCATTCAGACATCATTAGTGTCATGTTGGATATGATCAATAAAGAAAGCAAACTCGGTTCG
This genomic interval from Brassica oleracea var. oleracea cultivar TO1000 chromosome C2, BOL, whole genome shotgun sequence contains the following:
- the LOC106319557 gene encoding cytochrome P450 71B22-like, coding for MSIFLYFILLLPLLLIFLKQLSPSKGKLPPGPIGLPLIGNLHQLGKSLHRSFHKLSQNYGPVMFLRFGVVPVVVFSTREAAEEVLKTHDLETCTRPKLSATKLFSYNYKDIGFAQYGDDWREMRKLAMLELFSSKKLKAFRYIREEESELLVKRISESAETQTLVDLRKALFSLTASIICRLAFGQNFHECDFVDMDKVEELVLESETNLGSFAFTDFFPAGLGWVIDRISGQHSELHKAFARLSNFFQHVIDDHLKPGQPEDHSDIISVMLDMINKESKLGSCKVTYDHLKGVMSDVFLAGVNAGAITMIWAMTELIRHPKVMKKLQQEIRVTLGDNKEKITEQDLEKVHYLKLVIQETFRLHPPAPLLLPRETMSDIKIQGYNIPKNTMIEINTYAIGRDPNCWENPNDFIPERFIDSRVEYKGQHYELLPFGAGRRICPGMATGITIVELGLLNVLYFFDWSLPDGMTIEDIDMEEAGAFVIAKKIPLELIPTSHKW